Within Aerosakkonema funiforme FACHB-1375, the genomic segment CGAATACTCCAATGATTCAGCTAGGTGGAATGCTTATCTGAATCGACTTTGCTTGAGCAAACTAATTAATTGGTTGGCAGAAAATACGGAAGCTGAAGTAAAAGTATTTCCCAGCGATAAAGTATTACCAACTTTTTGGGAATTTGTCAATGGCACGGCAATAAATATTGGAAAAAAGAGAATTGTTTTGATTCCCTGCGAAGCTAATAATACAGAAGAATTCTGCGTTCCTCAAGAATGGGTGGATATTCCTACTTGGGCAGCAGACTATTATTTAGCGGTGCAAATTCACCCCGATGATGGTTGGTTGCGTGTGTGGGGATATGCTACTCATGAACAGTTAAAACAATTAGGAAATTACGATAGACTTGACCGCACCTATTGTTTAGAAGGACAGGATTTAATTGCTGATTTGGAGGTGTTGTGGATAGTGTTGGAAATGGGTGCGGATGAAAAAGCAGTGGGAAAGCCTCTCCCTATTTTGTCAATGAAGGAAGCAGAAAAACTTGTGCAGCAACTTAGTCGTCCCTCTCCTTCTTCTCCTCGGTTAAAAATAGATTTTGAACAGTGGGCAGCATTGTTAGAAAATGATACTTGGAGGCAGCAATTGTACGAACAGCGACGGCAGCAAGTTTTAACACCAGCAGTGATATCTGTAACTCCTATTACGGCTACAAGATCTCAGCGCACAATGGTAAATCTATCTAATTGGTGGCAGGATCTTTTTGAGTCGGGATGGCAAGCAGTAGAAGAACTTTTCGGGACACAAGAAACCAATCTTGCTTTAGCATTTCGCGGTCGAGGAAGTAGAAGAGTTGAACTTGATGATACCGAACTTGATGATGCAGTAACAATTAAGAGACAAATTGAATTGTTAAGCAGTAGTACGAATGAAGATAAACGAAAAAAAACGGCTAAAAAACTAGCCAAAAACTTAGAGTCGCTTCTCAAGAACGATTGCAACGATCGAGAAGTTAAATCTTTAGTAGAGGAAGGAGTCAAAGCATTAGTTAGGGTGATTCGTACTACTGATAATGAGGAAACCCGTTGGACTGCGGCTGAGGAATTATTAATAATAGATCCTAAAAATCCGGCAACTGGTAAAAGAAGAATCAAAGATTTAGGAATGCAGTTGGTGGGTAATGCTGTAGCTTTGATGGTATCAATCTTAGAAAAACCACAAGGGAAAGTAGCTGTACTTGTGAGGCTGTATCCGATGAATGATAAGGCTTATTTACCACCGCAGTTGCAATTAACAATACTTGACG encodes:
- a CDS encoding DUF1822 family protein — its product is MKLSIQELNQIYADQICLEFSSQDQDKAWPSENEYSNDSARWNAYLNRLCLSKLINWLAENTEAEVKVFPSDKVLPTFWEFVNGTAINIGKKRIVLIPCEANNTEEFCVPQEWVDIPTWAADYYLAVQIHPDDGWLRVWGYATHEQLKQLGNYDRLDRTYCLEGQDLIADLEVLWIVLEMGADEKAVGKPLPILSMKEAEKLVQQLSRPSPSSPRLKIDFEQWAALLENDTWRQQLYEQRRQQVLTPAVISVTPITATRSQRTMVNLSNWWQDLFESGWQAVEELFGTQETNLALAFRGRGSRRVELDDTELDDAVTIKRQIELLSSSTNEDKRKKTAKKLAKNLESLLKNDCNDREVKSLVEEGVKALVRVIRTTDNEETRWTAAEELLIIDPKNPATGKRRIKDLGMQLVGNAVALMVSILEKPQGKVAVLVRLYPMNDKAYLPPQLQLTILDDREATFLEAKARENDNFIQLKFSGLSGDRFGVKVSLGDASITEDFVI